The Vidua chalybeata isolate OUT-0048 chromosome 9, bVidCha1 merged haplotype, whole genome shotgun sequence genomic sequence ATTTTCATATGCATTATGTAAGCATGCAGCCTAATAAAGAAAGGCTTCGGCCATTGCAACTGCCTTTGCTGGGACATCAGTGCATCAGGGAACCACAGCACCTGCAAACCCTTGTCAGTtcacacaaatatttatgtaaCTTAAGATTCTCACTTTTGCCTGTTGCCTTATCAAAGTAGGTGCTCATCAAAACACTACCTCAGTTAAAGATTAAACAAAGATTAGTAGTGCAGTGCACTTTTTGCTGAAGTATTTCCATCTAATGACTGTAGTTTTACAAGTGGGTCAATTCAGTGTGACAAAATTAATCTGAGTTGTAGCTGCTACTCCACATTCGTGAAATTCTGGCTGGGATTTTCTTCCTAAACCGTGAATGCATGCGATGGAACAATAATTAATCAAAcattcccactgctgccctccAATCAAACAATTAACTGCCCTGAGATCTGGGCTATCCTTTGAAGCGACATTTCTGTTTGCTTATACAGAGATACTCCCGAATAGCCGAGCGTTCCTTTACAACTCACTGCACGCTGCAGACAAACTAAAAATTACGACTTCTGAGGGGAAGcttctgtttttccagcaggaaaaagcaggtgCAAATGGTCACACAAACACGACTCTCGCACATTTGgggcttattttcttttatataagGACAACAGTCGAGTTAAAGCAGCACAAGCATGAAGTGTCAGGTTAATTCCTGAACTAGTTTAGACACAAGGGTTTATGATTTTTACAGAGACAGCTGAGTCTCCGGGAAGTGGCATCAGCCCCGAAtagctaaataaaaaaatcagagatgCTTTCAGCAGCTTTCGAACCAAACGCTCGGAAGCAGCCGGAGCGCCCTGGGCCGCTCGGGTGTTCCCGGGCCGGGCTCGGCTGTTCCCGGGCCGGGCTCGGCTGTTCCCGGGCCGGGCTCGGCTGTTCCCGGGCTGGGCTCGGCTGTTCCCGCAGGATCGCGGCGCGCGCGCCCTTCTCGCGTCACGCTCGCCGCGCAGCGTCGCCCCCTGGCGGGGGTCacggggcggcggcgggccgTGAGGCAGCTCCCGCTCGCTCCGGAGGGTGATGGTAAAGACACCGGCACTAAGTAAAATAAACATCAGGAATACCCCTCTCCCCGCCCTGCCGAAACACAAATATTCCCTGTCGTGAACAGGGCAGACTCAATGTTGCATCACACACATACAACTTAATACCCTATTATTCGATTGACTTCTCGTCTTGAGTTACTCCCTTACAACATTAAAGCCTGTAATTTCCCACGTAACATATCACTTCGTTTTTAAATGCACAAATTAATCCAAATATTGGTTGAAGAAGATAGCGaagcaattaataaatcatatTTCTATTAGAAACAGCGTTTTCTATGGACTCTTGTTCAACTGTCATCCTTTTTTCCTATACAAGACCCTAGGGCCCAGGAATAAATTAGAGCAAATTGAAAATCACAAACGAATTGCTATTGTACAGTGGAAGTTCATTTACAAGATGATGTGATCAGCTTTTAATATGCAGCATCATGAAGCTGCCATATTGACTCTGCTGCTGAATATGAACAAAaatttaagagaaaatgaagcacagaCTACTTTGGCACTTTTTCCTACAGCTACAGCTGCTGGTCAGAATACTTGAAATTTCCAACTGCTATGTGCAGTAGTTACATATACTtttacagagggaaaaaatcccaacccagTATCATGATCATCAGATAGCTGGCCAGAAACTTAGTCCTGAGCAGTTTTATTTCCAATTAACATGATCACAACCCAAGATCTCTGTCTACTAAAAATCAAGAGCTTAATTTTAGTTCAGCTGCCTCTGAGCCTGGCACCACAGCCCAGTGTTCCATTCAATGTTTCCCTCCAATGCAGAGAAGAAGGTGAAAGGTGCCTGAGAAGTGACCAGGAATGTTATCCTGCACTAGCATCCGAGGGCTGTGCAGTGAGGTTACTGGAccctgaaaattaattttgacagGTGCATCTTCTCCCTGACCTTCCTTGCACAGTGGGGGCCAGCGGAGGCGCGCCAGGCAGTGTCCTGTGACTAACACAGCTCTGCCATCGCCAACCCCGCGCCGTCTGTCCCACCACCAGGCACGGCCGTTTGCAAAAAGGGCTTTAAAACCGTGAGCCATCCTAGCCTCTGCATGTCAAATCAATTTTAATTAATGCCATTAAACCTTCCATCTGCCAGCAAGGCTTTCTCATTCAGTCCTTCTCAAACACTCTACAAGGATTTCACAGCCATGGATATGAAGCTGTTTACATCTACTTCACACTTTTTCCTGCTAACGtgatccattttttttttttcctctttatcttTGGTATCCAGGATGATTGTTGAAACTTTTACCAggcaaaaaagcatttttaaaagctaacaAATCAAGGTAAATCATAAAACAAGGTTGGCTTTTAGCCTAAGTCAAATCTTATTTCCATTGACATGGGCTGctctttgaaaatgtaaatttaactCAATTTTATGTTTATATCTAGTTTCTATTTGTAACTGTTTATATTATGAGTgtgtaaaatgaaatatttctgattttttttaattctttgcagAGTGAGCCATTTGCAGACAATTGCTCAAcgcaaaggaaaatgaatacCAAAGAATAGCAGTGGATTCTAAACCAActggaaaagccttttccttgAGCATTGTCTCATATCCCATCACTGGATCCTTACAACATGCTTCAGTGGAGAAGACGACATTGCTGCTTGGCAAAGATGACCTGGAATGCCAAAAGGTCTCTGTTTCGCACCCATCTCATTGGCCTGGTCTCTCTGGTGTTTCTTTTTGCCATGTTTCTGTTCTTTAACCATCACGACTGGCTGCCAGGCAAGGCTGGATTCAGAGAAAACCCCATGTCGTACACCATAAGAGGATTTAGATCTACAAGAAGTGAGACCAACCACAGCTCTCTAAGGAACATGTGGAGAGATGCTGTGCCTCAGACACTCAGGCCTCAGACAGTCACCAACCCTAACAACACGGATCTGTCCCCACAGGGAGTAACCGGCTTGGAAAACACCCTCAGTGCCAATGGAAGTATTTACAACGAGAAAGGCACTGGGCATCCAACTTCCTATCATTTCAAATACGTCATCAACGAGCCTGACAAGTGCCAGGAAAAGACCCCTTTTCTAATACTGCTCATAGCTGCCGAGCCAGGCCAGGCGGAGGCCAGACAAGCAATTCGACAGACCTGGGGCAACGAGAGCCTGACACCCGGCATCCAAATTGTGCGGATTTTTTTGTTGGGCTTAAGCACCAAGGTAGATGGATACCTCCAGAGAACCATCCTTGAGGAGAGCAGACAGTACCACGACATCATTCAACAAGAATACTTAGATACCTACTATAATTTAACTATAAAAACTCTGATGGGAATGAACTGGGTTGCAACCTACTGTCCACATGTTCCATATGTTATGAAAACTGATAGTGATATGTTTGTCAATACTGAATATTTAATACACAAGCTTCTGAAACCAGAACTTCCTCCGAGGCACAAGTATTTTACAGGTTATTTAATGAGAGGTTATGCACCTAATAGGAACAAAGATAGCAAGTGGTATATGCCACCTGATTTGTATCCAAGTGAACGTTACCCTGTATTCTGCTCTGGAACTGGTTATGTTTTTTCTGGAGATTTAGCAGAAAAAATCTTTAAGGTCTCCTTAAGCATCAGACGTTTACATTTAGAGGACGTGTACGTGGGGATCTGTCTCGCCAAGCTGCGGATTGACCCCATGCCCCCACCCAACGAGTTTGTCTTCAATCACTGGCGAGTTTCTTACTCCAGCTGTAAATACAGCCACCTAATTACCTCCCATCAGTTCCAACCTAGCGAACTGATCAAATACTGGAACCACTTACAGCAGAACAAGCACAACGCCTGCGCCAACGCGGCCAAAGACAAGGCCGGCAGGTACCGCCACCGCAGACTGCACTGAgggccggcgccgccgcccggccccgcggctcgTGTAAATAAACAGCACGGAACGCATGGACAGggacccagagcagccccagcaccgcccgctctgagcccagcacacGGCGCAGGcgggaaattatttttttaagttaaaaaaaaaaagaagtatagCTCTTGAATATGatgaaattaaaaccaaaaggtTTTCCCAGCGAATTtgagattaagaaaaaaaaaaaaaaaaaagacaagacgGTATATAAGGATTTCTGTGTTAACATGCAGTAATAAGCATGCACACTTTGGTGGTACAATTGCTGATTCATGTGCCAGTAAAATATAATTGAGCATATTTTCCACactaaaatttttattttaaggagcGCATTCATAGCTCTAGTTCTCATCCATGTAATATCTTATTATCCAGAACtgttataaaatgaaaaattaaaaactaaggAAATGCACAAAGGGCAGATCAGTTTTACCTTCAAATGCCACATGACAATTATTATACACTACTTTAATGTACCACACATTTAGCAATGTCACAATTTAGTAAGACACTACCAATAAATTCTAAAGCACTAAGAATGTACTCTCTTGAAGTAGGTCCAGTTTTCAGAAGTTTGCTTATTTGGTTTGGAAGGAGAGATAAATGAAATCAAAGTTGCAAAGTTGCTTTGTACATTGCCTTCAGAAATGTGTGTTCTGAAGTGTTCAGAAGTGGTGTTCTGGATGCAACTTTCAGTCCACAGAGAGCTGACTGAAGGTTACTTCATTCTCTACAAGTCACAGGGCAGGCTCCTAAGATCTGGTGCCAAGTAACATTCATTCTACTTGGAACCTTCATGCAATTCATTGGATCTGCTATTAATTTCCCTACATAACTTCATGGTAACTCAAAGGCTGATGAGAAATGCAAAACAGAAGTTCCAGTCTTGCACCGTTCTtgacaaaatttcattttttgcaaAGTGGGAGAAAGTTAATCAAACGTATTGTTTTGCTCTTTCCTTTCTGACAAAAAGCAAGGGTCAGCCAAGTGAAAACACATCTGCTGGAGAAAATGAAGCCCCACACCTGAGTTTATAGGTGGGGAAAACTAGGTCACAGTAAGATTGAGAGTTCCAGCCAGCAATATGGGCAGGAACAAAATCTAAGCAGTTTGAAATCACAACATGTACCACTGAAAATAACTTGTGAGAAGTGGGTTAAATCTATTTACAGGTTTGCAGTTTTCTAACAAACAGAACTTTTAAAGCTTATTTTCCAACTGTTACAGCAGAGTTGTATCAGATTCAGGTTATTACTGCTTGTCACAGTGCCAGGGTAAGCAATACCCTCCTCTGATCATCAGCAAATGATCAAACTGCAAATAGTTTTCTGTTTGATTGGGACTTATTAATTggagaaaatacaaatgtttgatgtacttttattatttaataaaattgatTATATTTATGGTCTTAAGATTTCACTTTTTCTGGGAAAGCTTCTCAGGAAGAAGGGAAGTTCTAACTTTAGCATTACTAGGTTTTTCTAGTGTTCCCTAGACCTTAAAGGCTGGTTTTCATGCACAGAACAGAGATCACAGCAGGGTTTTCTCCTTTGTAATGAGAAGACAAATCATATTACTGACCATTCTCAGCAGCTCTTGAGCTGTCTGTCTGCAGGAACTCTCACATGTGAACAGACTGCAAGGCACTGGATGCACCTCTGAAGCAATTCCAGCAGGTCCTCTGGAAGGTGGAGATGGGAATTTGCTCAACACCATTTTTTTGGTGATCTTCCActaattttttcctctgctgtatTTGGGGTGTGCTAATTGtacatttctgcatttccaaCACACCTCAAATCATATAAATGTCTGGTTTTGGGGAAAGCAAATACCTGTAAAAGTAATAACTCTCTTCTGCAGGGATTTCTGTGACTAAATTGAAAGTTCATACACTCAGTTACATGATGCCTATTGGCATTCATGTGagagagctgccctgggcagatgTTTTGGGAGTGTGCTTCCAGCACCCAGTGCAGTTCTCCCCACTCCACGTGCTGCTCGCTCCCAGCTGACACAGGCCACAGCTGACATCTGGCTGAAGGCACCTGGCTGAAGGTCACTGTAGGCAGGCTCTACACCACAGTGCTAGCTCTAGACCCCCAGTGCAAGTGTGGGAAGCCAGCTACTGCTGCAGGGGACTGAACTGTGGAAGATGTCCAGTGCCATAAGTGGCCCCTCCCCAAGCAGTGCTGGCCAAGGACACAATCCAGGCTCCCGGAGAGGACTTCAGCgctgctcccagcccttggCACTTTCCAGCTCCACTGTGATGTACTTGATTTTACCAACTCTGGCTAGTCCTAAATGTTCTTCCTGGCTCTTGGGTGTAGTCCAAGAGGTTAATACTAAACCTTAAATAGTTTGGCACTGGAACCATCAAGTTTGGCAGCCAAACCACCTCTTGGGTGCTGGGCTTTGGAGCTCTTATACGATGTTGATCTGCCCGGGCTTGGCAGAACCACAGCACAATGCCCATGAGTTCAGCATACCAAACCTCCTGCTACTTCCAGGACTAGTGAGGAGCACCAGAAAGCTAAATAAAAAGCCATTCTTAATGCCCTTTTAAGGGTCcaacatgattttttaaaatttgtattaatGTTTGGGTGTAAGTTGAAACTACTCTATAAACGTACTTGAATCCTTATCAAGATGGTCAAAGGCTACTAAAAACATTTCCATCCAAGTACTGTTTTCTTACACAGTTTGTTGCAAagctttcagaaacaaaagGGAATCATTTTGTATGATGAAATATGCAATTATAGAATGAACGCTCtacattcttttctctgaatgTTTTACTGTTTTCTAGCTTGTGTTTAAGCTATTTGCTCACTCTACTAGAATATAAAAACAGTTCATGTTAAAAATAGTGCAATAATTAATTATATCATGAAAAGCTTGGACAAGTTCTCTCACTTCCTTTCCCCatacaacaagaaaaaaattttttttcattaccaATAGCTTTCAAACTTGTAGCTAAAAACTCTTAACATGTCTGCAATGCAGTAAAAAACAGGATATAACTATTCATTGAATACAGAAGCACAACAGTTTGTATAATACTTGctttaaatgtttttacttcTCTGTATGGCTGCTTCAGGttgaaaacaaatacaaaaattcatAAGGGCTCAAAAGTTATGATGGGAGAAAAAATTGTGACATCATCAGAACCATTATTATGGCAAAGAAAAATCTTAGAAAAAGCTGGCCTGgtaacaaaaagcagaaattggaATTCTGTCATCTCCtcatatttatttaactttCAACTTAATAAAGATTTATACATTGATACTAAGGGACCAAAATgaaatcccaccaaaaaaaaagttgttattGAACAACAGAACTGTTCCTTTCACATCTCCAATTAAATCAGTGGTATGAGATATTTGCACATCCCACACCAATAGAATTAAGAATGCAAAATGCACAACTACAGCTTCTGGTGTAGTAGAACTGATCCCATCCCCAGTCACTGAGAGATCTTTCATGGGTAAAGTTTGCAATCgttctaaattttaaaaattacatgtcAAGGTACTTCCAAGCATCAGTGGTTGTTCTGAGAGAAAATTCAGTGCCCACTAAGATCTTCACTTAAATTTATAAACTTAAATTATGGGATGGCAGTGATCTAGAAGAGATGAGACAGACTGCTTTTCAGGTTAACCTTACTAGAACAGCAATTTAgaatctgcttttctttgcagtgcAGTAATATTAAACGTGTCAGTCctcatttgcaaaatattttcagaatatatCAGCATGTTAAGACATGCATTTACTGTCTCCAAGCCCAGGCTAAATCAGGCATTGGAGGGGAGGGAAGCACCTAAAGGCCATTACTTTAGACTGCCTCCCTCTTCCCACTTATTTTCCTGATAAGTTAACAGAGTCCCTAATCACACATCAATCTAAAATACCTACATAATCCCACAGGGCAAGAAAACCTTTTCCCTTGAACAAATGCTCATTGCAATGCATGGAAACTTCCTAGGAGGAAAtgaaagggagagggaagatgCTAATAGAGAAGCTGCTACTTCTTCCATTTGTGCTTTTGAGAAGAACAGGCTTGCAACTGATTTGCAAAAACATTACTTCTTGTTGCCATATTTTCCCAATTTTAAATGCTCTTTTGCTGTCAAATAGCACGAATAAGCAAATATTGGACAATCACTCAGTTACACTGTAAGAACTGCACCTCTCAATGAAAAGCATTATTGtccttttcatttcagattgTCCTTCCAAAGCAGGATGTGACTCGGGGCACAGTATCACCCCCCTTGCTGAGCACATGTACTGGCTGTTATTCCTAcagatcccattcccagcccacccagcacatcccttccccaggcaccccatgggcagccccagggaaggagggaggcagggaggctgcacagccagctctgAAATGCTGCACTGTGCAAATGTAGGTCAGCAAGGACAGGATGGGCTCTGCTTTGTACCAAGAGTGAAGGCAAAGGCTTTCCAGGACAGGAGGTTGGGGGAGGGCTCTGGAAAACAACTTCTTGCAGCAAGTCAGTGAGAAAGCAGCTTGATtgtcagaaaacagaagagtgaaattaaaaatgcacagCTGATCAACACCACACAGGTTGGAAAcacagggcaggctcaggggcAGGGAAAAGCGTTACAAAAGTGAGGCCAAATGAGAAAGCAGGATCTGGAATTCTAGTCATAAGTGTTCACACTTCTGCACTTAGAGAAGATTTAGAGAAGATTTACATATGAGGTAAATCCATTCTTCTAAAAGAATTTATAGTTTTTGACTGCAGTGCATATGTTTTTCTAAAGTCTGAAACAAATTCCAAGTCACGATACGATGGCATGAACGGCAAATCAGTAACTCCACAGAGAGTACTTTACACATAGTACACAAGCAAACCAAGACCAAAGCAAATTGGATCACTTGGGCCTGGGATTGGTATTTCGTCTTCACACAAAGAGTTAAATTCAGCCTTCATTTGTTCCAGCTCAAAAGAAACAGAGCCTGGTACAATATGGTACCTTCCTTTCACAATTAAAAGACTGCAAAGGAATTTGACTGAATATGGGATATGGATGAGCATTACCACGTTGCTTTTCTGATATTACCATGGCAACAGTTACAAGAGTTCTCTTAAGCATTTAAATCTGACAGTTTTCCTGATAACACTAACTGAATGATAGTAATGATGCATTTTGGTTCATGAGCTAACTGCTCTATAACCACAGGGTACAAATTGTTCCCTTCACTTTTCTCAAGACTGTGCTTTTGGTCAAAATGTTCGACCAAGACAGTAACCTTGAATTACCActcaaaaaatagaaaaaaaaaaaaaaaaaaagtccctccagctcagggagTACTCATTGCTTAAAGCTTTATGTACTCTCAAAGGTTTCCATGAGACTGCTTAAGTTGTGAAGTGTCCAGGGTGGAGAAGTCAAGACTGCTAAAATCTTTGATGGGAATTTTCTCAAAGGGCTTTCATTAGCCTGGGAAGGCTGGAGGAAAAAGCAACAATTCACTCCACCCTTCAGAAATTGGGTTGACCTTCAAAATGTCATTTGCtcaagaaaagagaagaaggaagaaactgCTGTTTTTATACAATCTTTATCAGTTTGTAACCACTACACACttcttaaaataacaaaacactGCAAGTTGTTCTACCTCAGTGGAGGCCAAAGTGCACTGAGGAATACACAGTGAGCTCTGAGGACAAGGGCATCACAGCAACGCCTCCACCTCCTATTAGCCCATTTAGCTTTAGCTAATAATAAGTGGCATTTCAACTGTTTAATAGGAATATTCTGTGAACCACTCACTCTGATCCCCCAGATGCTCAGTGTGGGCATAATGGAGAAGTCTCTTTTTCTTTACCTCATTAAAAAGTGAAGTGTGTGAAACATGTTTGTCATCCTAACATTTTAAGGATACCAGCTTTGATAATATCTTGCAATATATTCAACTAAAAAAGATTAAGATACTGAAAACAGTgtgaaatctttaaaaatttccCAAGATGACACAAATtcacatttcagaagaaaaagtcaTGCTTGCAAAGATCTAAGAGAGAAATCTTTTCAACACAAAAAAAGTCCTCAGAAGGTAAAGTATTCCCAGTTCTTTTGCTGTTAACATTTTTTAACgttttatattaaattaaaaatttaaaacatccATGCCATCCTAAAATCAACAAATCCCTCCACACTCTTGAAAAACCACAACACCACCACATCTTTTCTTCTGGAAAGGCCAAGTGTTCCCACATCTCAGTCAGGCTCAAAGTTTATAATGAGAAAAACCAACTGCCACAAGAAATCCTTTGTTAATAAAATACCAGACAAGGCTCTGAAGAAAACTAAAACCTTCCTCACTGCCTTTCCTAAATATTTAACATACCCTGCATTTAAACAATAAATGAGGTCAAAGAACTATTTTGAGAATAAGAATAACCTACAATCTTGCAGGTTTCATTCAGGATTTGTGTCACTGTCATCACTTTCAAAAGAAGCATCAATTTACGTCACATTTTAAACCTGTCTTGCCTTAATATACAGGTTGATACAagatgacaaaacaaaaaaagaaacagtagaAAGTACCATCTGTGACTCAGTCAAAAAATTTAGTGCTGCTACTTAATGCAAATGCCAGTCCTATTATAGGCATTCTTCCAAAGTCCACCTAGACATCGATTTTTGCTGCCATAAAAATTCAACTCAATTATCCAGCCTTCTGAATGAAGAGAACCAATTTCCCATGGTATCATCTTTAACTAATctaaaatattgtattttttggACTGTTTTTTAGTGCAGAAAAGGATAACATTTTTATGTCCCAAAAAACGTAAAGAAATGAGACAATTCAGAGGTGCTCTTAATGTTACTCAAGACTCTAAAATAAAGGTAAATAATTCACACATACCTGAGGGAACAACACCTCTATTGCTCAAAAAGCAAATTGCAAAGCTTATGCTGTACCCACAGTGAGGTAtaccaaagggaaaaagcaaaaaccaaccaaaatcCAGCAAACCCCCAGAAATCACCTTATTTACATATAGATGTATC encodes the following:
- the LOC128792032 gene encoding beta-1,3-galactosyltransferase 2, giving the protein MLQWRRRHCCLAKMTWNAKRSLFRTHLIGLVSLVFLFAMFLFFNHHDWLPGKAGFRENPMSYTIRGFRSTRSETNHSSLRNMWRDAVPQTLRPQTVTNPNNTDLSPQGVTGLENTLSANGSIYNEKGTGHPTSYHFKYVINEPDKCQEKTPFLILLIAAEPGQAEARQAIRQTWGNESLTPGIQIVRIFLLGLSTKVDGYLQRTILEESRQYHDIIQQEYLDTYYNLTIKTLMGMNWVATYCPHVPYVMKTDSDMFVNTEYLIHKLLKPELPPRHKYFTGYLMRGYAPNRNKDSKWYMPPDLYPSERYPVFCSGTGYVFSGDLAEKIFKVSLSIRRLHLEDVYVGICLAKLRIDPMPPPNEFVFNHWRVSYSSCKYSHLITSHQFQPSELIKYWNHLQQNKHNACANAAKDKAGRYRHRRLH